One genomic window of Magnolia sinica isolate HGM2019 chromosome 3, MsV1, whole genome shotgun sequence includes the following:
- the LOC131239543 gene encoding RPM1-interacting protein 4-like, producing the protein MAQRSHVPKFGNWESEENVPYTAYFDKARKGRDGKLINPNDPQYNSEAFSDNAPPVRAPPPAVAAAPQPKHERKSSKEDGEVRRLSEDSVGRRASSSDSPHQRDRGVNSGRGNRSSADHSPLHPHYQAKIANKDGVSSPSWERKGSSERSHGFAPNTPGRSRLRPATRGDESPEKGAAVPKFGDWDENNPASADGYTHIFNKVREEKQIGSAKVPIMPTESSYHNGQKRDNADSSEPTMCWCFPMGRK; encoded by the exons CAACGTTCGCATGTACCAAAATTTGGCAACTGGGAGAGTGAAGAAAATGTCCCTTACACTGCTTATTTTGATAAGGCACGTAAGGGTAGGGATGGGAAGTTGATCAATCCAAATGATCCTCAATACAATTCCGAAGCGTTTTCTGACAATGCACCCCCGGTTCGTGCTCCCCCACCGGCTGTAGCCGCAGCACCGCAGCCCAAGCACGAGCGGAAATCGAGCAAGGAAGATGGTGAGGTCAGGCGACTGAGCGAGGACTCCGTGGGCCGGCGAGCTTCCAGTAGCGATTCGCCCCATCAACGTGATCGTGGAGTGAATTCTGGGAGGGGTAACAGGTCAAGTGCTGATCACTCACCCCTGCACCCACATTATCAGGCGAAGATTGCAAACAAAGACGGGGTGTCCTCCCCATCATGGGAAAGAAAGGGTTCATCTGAAAGGAGCCATGGTTTCGCTCCAAACACCCCTGGGAGATCCAGACTCAGACCTGCTACTCGTGGCGATGAATCT CCTGAGAAAGGTGCGGCGGTACCGAAATTCGGCGATTGGGATGAGAACAATCCTGCATCAGCTGATGGTTACACCCATATCTTTAACAAAGTCAGAGAGGAGAAGCAGATAGGATCAGCTAAGGTTCCCATCATGCCAACTGAGTCATCTTACCACAACGGGCAAAAGCGAGACAATGCCGACAGTTCTGAACCAACG